The genomic segment CACCGCGCCGAGGGTCTCGACCTGTACCCGAAGTGGGGTCCTCGGGAATGCCGGTTGAAACGCGACCACGGCGGCTGTCAGCACCTGGATCGGAAACAGAACGTCGAGCACGATGCTGACCTCTGGCTCCAGGCCGCCGGCGAGGTCCTTTGCGTGCGACTTGAAGGTCTCGGCGGCGGCGACGGTCGCACGGGCATGGGCCAACAGCACTCTGCCGGCCTCGGTCAGGATCGGATAGCGGCTGGAACGGTCGAACAGCTTGATGCCGGACTGGCTCTCCAGGTTGGCGAGGGATTGGCTGATGAGGGACTGAGCGCGCCCGAGCTTGCGTCCGGCCGCCGAGAAGCTGCCGGTGTCGACGGCGGCGACGAAGGTTCGCAACTGATCGAGGGTGAGCTGATCGAGCATCCATCTGTCCAGGTGATGGGACGCATCGAAACATAGAGGCTTCGATGGGAGACGGAAGGCGCTTAGGTCTTTCGCTCACAGCCAAGCCGCGCCCGCGGTCGGCCACCTTGAACCGGATGTCCCTCATGTCTCAGACCCTCGCGGCCTCGCCGGCTTCCTCGCGCAAGCTCACCATCGTCGCCTGGTCGCTGCAGGTGCTGCTCGCCCTCGTGTTCCTCGCCGCTGGCGGGGCCAAGCTCGCCGGCGTGTCGATGATGGTGCAGGTCTATGACCTCATTGGCGTCGGCCAGTGGTTCCGCATCGTCACCGGTCTTGTGGAAGTCGCCGGTGCCGTCGCCCTGCTGGTGCCCGGATACGCCGCCTTCGCCGCCCTCTTGCTGGCCTGCACCATGGTGGGTGCCATCCTGGCCCATCTCACCGTTCTGCCCACGCCCGCCGCCCCGGCCGTCGTGCTGCTCGCCCTCACCGCGACCTTGGTGTGGCTGCGCCGCGATCAGATCCTCGCGGTTCTCGGTCGCCGCTGACCATGGGTCGGCCGCTGCATGGCCTTGCCGGCGGCGGCCTCGAACGAACCGGGAGAGAGCGGTCTGTTGGGGGGCGGGGTCCTTTCGTGCGGTTCGATCGGCTACGTCTCGGGCATTGTCGACCGGCTCAAGCCCGAAGGCAGAAACGTTCTGCGGGCTCTGCGCGCGTAAGCTGGGGCCGCCTCTCTCTGCGGCCACGACCCACATCGACCCCGCCTGACACAGGGAAAGCCCGTCATGGAGTTCGGCATCGACAGCTTTGCCGTCACCCTTCCCGACCCGAAGACGGGTCGGACCCTGCCGGCGGCCGAGCGCATGGAACGCTTGCTCGCCGAGGTCGAGGCCGCCGACCGGGCGGGGCTCGACGTCTTGGGCATTGGCGAGCACCACCGCGCCGAGTTTCTGGACGCGGCGCCCGCGATCATCCTCGCGGCTGCGGCCGCGCGCACCAGAACCATACGCCTGACAAGCGCCGTCACCGTGCTGAGCGCGGCCGATCCGGTCCGCGTCTTCCAGGAATTCGCTACCCTCGACCTGATCGCCAAGGGACGGGCCGAGATCGTGGTCGGACGCGGCTCCTTCGGCGAGGCCTACCCGCTCTTCGGCTTCGCCGCCCACGACTACGACGCGCTGTTCGCCGAGAAGTTAGACCTGCTCCTGGCTTTGCGCGACCAAACCCACGTGACCTGGCGCGGCCGGTTCCGGCCGCCGCTGAGCGGCCAGGGTGTCTACCCGCGCCCGCACCAGGACAGGCTCCCGATCTGGATCGGAGTCGGCGGGACGCCGGCGTCCTTCGCCCGAGCGGGCACCCTGGGCCTACCCTTGATGGTCGCCATCATCGGCGGCAGCTTCCAGCGCTTCCGTCCCCTGGTCGAGCTCTACCGGGAAGCCGGCCGGAAGGCGGGGCATGCGCCGGAGACGTTGAGGGTGGGCGTGCACGCGGTCGGGTTCGTCGCCGACACGGACCGTGCCGCACAAGAGGCGTTCTATCCGGGCTGGGCGCAGATGTTCGGAAAGATCGGAGCGGAGCGTGGCTGGCCGAGTACGGACCTGCGCGAGCAGTTCCAGGCGATGTGCGGCCCTTACGGCGCCTACCTCATCGGCGCGCCGGAGACGGTTGCGGCAAAGGTGCTCGACGCCAACGCGGCGCTGGGCGGCCTCTCCCGCCTGACCTTCCAGATGAGCTCGGCGATGCAGGAGCCGGACGCCATGGAGCGGTCGATCACACTTCTGGGTACTGAGGTGATGCCGCGGGTGAAGGCGGAACTCGCGAAGGCGGTGTGAAAAGAGGTGTCGCCCTCACCTCGTCAGGGCATCAAGTTGCAGACGCTCCCTCACGAAAACCTCGAACTTGAGAGAAGCACGCGCAGTCGGTCTGACGGCCCCCGTTGAGCCTGACGCGGCCTGTCACCCTCCGATGTGGGCTGCCAGTTCGTCGGCAGTTCCCATCGGAAAAGCCTCCTTGAGATGGTCGAGGAAGGCCGAGACCCGTGCGCTCAGCAGACGCCGCGATGGATAGAGGGTCCAGAGAGCGATCTCAGGTCTGTCGAGGTCGCCCCAGAGGACCAGCCGGCCGGCGGCCAGATCATGACTGACGAGCGAGAGGGGAAGGCGTCCGGCACCGGCGCCAGCTCTGACCGCGTCGCGAACCATCATCAGCGACGGTAGGCTCAGGACGGGCTCGGCGGTGACGCTCGATCTGCCCGCAGGCGACTTCATATTCCAGATCATGGAGCCCTCCATCGGTCCGCGTATGACGGCGGGAGCGGTCGTATCGCCCGTCGGCCGGACCATGCTCGGAGCAGCCACGACGACCAGACGGTCCCGCAGGAAGATACGTCCGACGAGGCTCTCGTCCGGATCGGGATTCACCCGGATCACGAGGTCGTAGCCCTCTTCCACCATATCGACGGCACGGTCCTCCGTGGTGACTTCGAGCCGAACCTCTGGATGCTTGAGGGCGAACCCGACGGCGAGCTTTGCCATCGCGGACTGTGAGAAAAGCACGGGCGCGCTGATGCGTAACCGGCCCCGTGGCCTGTCGCCCCCCGTCGCGATGGCCGCAGCCGTTTCGCTGAGTTCCGTGAGCAACACCTTCGTCCGCTCGTGGAGCGCCCGGCCTTCCTCCGTCAGCTTCAGGATGCGCGCCCCACGTTCGAACAGGCGCAGGGCGAGGCTGGCCTCCAGCTCCGCAACGCGGCGGGACAGCGTCGCCTTTGGTCGTCCGGCGGCGCGTGCAGCCCGGCCGAAGCCGCCGTGTTGGGCGACGAGGTTGAAATCTGCGAGGGCGAGGAGGTCCATGCGTTCCACCAGCGAGACGGACCGTCCTATCAGGAGGCCTATTGGATCGCGAGCGGGTCCATCATCTTCCAGGTGTCGTTTGAGGCAAAACTGGAGTTACCCCATGACCATTCTCGTCACCGGCGCGACCGGCACCGTCGGCAGCCATGTCGTCGAGCACCTCATCAAGCGCGGCGCCGACGTCCGCGCCCTGGTCCGTGACCCGTCGAAGGCCAAGTTGCCGGCGGGCGTCACCGCGGTCCAGGGAGACCTGCTCGATGTCGACGCAATGCGGAACGCCCTTTCGGGCGTCTCGACCCTGTTCCTGCTGAACGCGGTCGTGCCCGACGAGGTCACCCAGGCGCTGATCGCGCTCAATCTCGCCCGAGAGGCTGGGATCGAGCGGATCGTCTACCTGTCGGTGATCCACAGCGACCTCTACGTGAACGTGCCACACTTCGCGGGCAAGTTCGGGGTCGAGCGCATGATCGAGGCGATGGGTTTCAACGCCACCGTCCTGCGCCCCGCCTACTTCATGAACAACGATGTCATAGTCAAAGATGTGGTGCGTGCCTATGGCATCTACCCTATGCCCATCGGAGCCAAAGGCCTCGCGATGATCGACGCTGCCGACCTCGGCGAAATCGCGGCTCTCGAGCTCATCCGCCGCGAACAGGCCGAGACGCCACTTCCCTTCGACCGGATCAACCTCGTCGGTCCCGAGACGCTGACGGGGTCGGACGTTGCCGCCATCTGGTCCGATGTCCTAGGCCGCCAGATCAACTACGGTGGCGATGATACCGCCGCGTTCGAGCAGAACCTTCGGCAGAAGCACGTGCCGGGCTGGATGGCCTTCGACATGCGCCTGATGTGCGAGCGCTTTCTCAGCGTGGGGATGCTGCCCGACGCCGGCGATGTCGACCGCCTCACCGCACTGTTGGGACGTCCGCTGCGCTCCTATCGTGCCTTCGCCCAGGCCGCAGCAACCGCCTAAATGCTCGCTGCGAGACATCGGCGACCATCAAGCCAGGACGTTGTGGCCGCCGGACGAATCATTCCATCTCGACGGCAGCTGTCGGGCTCCAAAGCAGCCATTCCAGTGGTTCGATCCGAAGGTCCGCTGATGGCGCGTTGCTGACTTCGCCACATGTCCGACGCCTTCAGTCCTGGCTGATCCGTGCAATCAGCCCGGATCAGAGCCAGCCGGTGACGTCATGACGCTCGTCGCGTCGGGCATCACCGGGAAGACGTGCATCTCCGACTCTTATTCGATTGGCATCGTCCCATGCGCATTGCTGAGCAGACCACGTAGGGTTTCGACCAACTCAGTCGCGCGATACGGTTTCTGCAGCAACGAAAAGCCGTTCGTGTCCTGGTCTTCTTGAAGGTAGCCGGACGACAGCAAAATCGGCATGTGTGGCCATCGCTGGCGGATGATGTGCCCAAGCTCGATGCCGTTCATCGCGCCCGGCATGTTCACGTCGCTGAAAACGAGGGAAATGTTCGACTCTATTTGCAGGAGGCGGAGGGCCTCGTCGACGTCCTGCGCACTGAAAACCTTGAACGCAAGCGCTTCAAAAGTCGAGACGACTGTAAAGCGAACATCAGCGTCGTCCTCGACGACGAGCACGGCTCTCCCTGCACCATTCATCGCGTTCTGCGGTCCGGGGGCGTTCCCTGGATCGATTTCCTCCGCCGAAAAACCCTGCTTGGCGAGCACGGGCAGCGTAATAACGAACCGGGTGCCTTGGTCCGGATTGCTGTCAACGGCGATGGTTCCGCCGCTCTGCTGTACGAAACCGTAGACCATGCTCAGACCGAGCCCGGTGCCTTTACCGGCCTCCTTGGTCGTGAAGAAGGGTTCGAATACGCGAGCGAGGACGGCTGGAGACATCCCTGTGCCCGAGTCTGTGACCGCGATCTCGACTGAGTGCACCTGCTCGGAGTCCTCCTGCGCGTCGGCCTCATGACGCTTGATGCGAATGCCCAAGGTCCCTCCGTCTGGCATCGCGTCCCGCGCATTCACAGCGAGGTTGATGAGGGCGGCCTCGAACTGAGCGTGATCAACGCAGACTTCCGGCAGTCCATCCTGCAGGTCGGCGGAGATCGCAATCCGCTCCCCAAGGGTGCGTTCTAGAAGCTTTATCAGGCCAGGTATGAAGCTCGTGAAGTCCAACGCTCTGGGCTGGAGAGGAGAGCGCCGGGAGAAGGCCAGCAGCCGGCTGGTCAGTTCAGCGCAGCGATGGGCTCCCTCGATGGCGCTCTCGATGCGGCGGAGCGCTTTCTCATTGCCCGACAACGAGCTCTTCACCAAATCAAGGTTGCCGATCACGATGCTCAGCATATTGTTGAAGTCGTGCGCAATACCGCCTGTCAGACGGCCAACCGCCTCAAGCTTTGAGGCATGCTGCAAGCTGAGTTCAAGCTCCTTGCGCTCTGTCACGTCGAACCACATCCCAAACAGTTCGACTGGCGTACCATTCTCATCACCGTTGATCACGATCTGATCGAGAATGTGCCGCTCCCTGCCGTCTGCGTTGCGCCAACGATATTCGAGAGTTACCGCGCCAGATTCCGAGACCGTGCTCAGATCTGCAGAGATCCTGTCCCTGTCATCCGGTTCAAGCTGCTCCCCCCAGAGGTTTGAGGCAGCAAAGGCCTCGCGCGAGAAGCCGGTGATGCGCTCGATGCTGTCATTCGTGAAGTGAAGCCGTCGATCGTCTCCACTGAGTGGCGAGGTGTAGAGCGCAATGGGGAGGCCGCGCAGGACAGCGGCCTGATGTTCCTCACGCCTGCGCAGAGCCTGCTCGGCGGCAAGCTTCTCGCCCCGTACGCGCAGGTTTTCGAGGAGCAGCTGCTTCTCGGCCGCCGCCTTGCGCTGGATCTCCGCTGTCTTCAGGTACAGGTCGACGAAGACATCGACCTTCGATTTGAGGACGAGCGGCTGGATCGGTTTGAACACGTAGTCCACCGCTCCGGCGGAGTATCCGCGGAAGATGTGGATGTCCTCCTTGTTGTGGGCCGTGAGGAACAGGATCGGGACACGGGACGTGCGCGAGCGGCTGCGGATCAGGGAGGCGACCTCGTAGCCGTCCATGCGCGGCATCTGCACGTCGAGCAGGATCAGGGCGAAATCCTCCCGGAGCGCCTGCCGCAGGGCTTCCTCGGGCGAGTTCGCCAGCACGAGGTCGATCGCCGGATCGGCGAGGACCTCGGAGGCGGCGAGGAGATTGCGCTGATCGTCATCGACGATCAGGATCTTCGCCCGAACCGGATCGGGCTCAGTGCGAGCGCTCCGCGGCTCGGCGGAGCTGCCGGTCCCGGTCGGTAGGAAACTCAGCCCGTCCTTCATTGTTGTTGCCGATCGAGGGCCGTCGGGTCGCCGAGCGTGGGCACGGGGCCGTGTGCGACCTCGCCACGCCGGGCCAACTGCACCCGCAGCACCGCGAGGAGCTGATCCATGTCGATCGGCTTCGAGACGTAATCGGACGCGCCTGCCTCGAGGCACTTCTCGCGGTCGCCCTTCATGGCCTTCGCGGTCACCGCGATGAGCGGCAGGCTACGGAAGCTGGCCTCCGCCCGGATCGCGCGCATCGTCTCGTAGCCGTCCATCCCCGGCATCATGATGTCGACCAGCATCGCATCGATGTTTGGGTTGGACTTGAGGAGGGCGATGCTGTCCTGCCCGTTCTCGGCGAACAGGACTTCCAGCCCGTGCTGCTCGAGGGCGCTCGTGAGCGAGAAGATGTTGCGCAGGTCGTCATCGACCAGGATGACCCGACAGCCCTGAAGTGACGTCGCATCCTTCCGCTCGACGAGGATCTGCTCCTCGACTGGAACGCGATTGATTGCGCGATGCAGGAACAGCGCGGTCTCGTCGAGGAGTCGCTCGGACGAGCGCGTGTCCTTGAGGATGATCGTCGAGGCGGTGTGCCTGAGCTGCTGCTCCTCGGCGGCCGTCAGCTCCCGGCCGGTATACACGATGATTGGCAACTCCTCCCCGTCCTGGGAGGCACGGATCTGCTCGATCAGTTCGGAACCGCCGATATCGGGCAGGCCGAGATCGATGATCGCGCAGTCGAACCGGCCGCCTGTCAGGGCTTCCAGTGCGGCGGAGGCCGTGCCGACTCCGAAGATCTTGACGTCCTCTTCGCTCAGGAGCGCTGTGATGCTGGCGCGCTGGTTCTCGTCGTCCTCGACGAGCAGGAGGTTGCGCACCGGCCGCGTGATGAACTCCTTCGAGCGCTCCAGGGCGCGCATCAGGCCCTCGCGCTCGACCGGCTTCTCCAGAAACCCGAACGCGCCCGCGCGAAGGCCGCGCTTCTTCTCGTCGTTGACCGAGATCACGTGGATCGGAATGTGCCGGGTGCGGGGATCGTTCTTCAGGAGGTCGAGCAGGGCCCAGCCGTCCATGTCGGGCAGGCCGATGTCGAGGGTGATGGCGTGCGGCTTGAAGCGGTGCGCGAGGCTAAGCGCGCCGGCCCCGTCCTGCGCGATCAAACCCTTGAAGCCACGCTCGCGCGCGAGCTCCAGCAGCACCGAGGCGAACATGGCGTCGTCCTCCACGATGAGCACGATGTGGTCGCTCGGGTGAATCGCGTGGCGGTCGTCCGCGGAGGACGAGAGCGCCATCGCGGTGTTCGGCTGGCGGCCCATCGGCGCCGAAGGCGCGTACCCGTCCGATGCCTCCGCCGCGCGTCCGGTGAGCGCCTGCGCGGGCGGCTCGAAGGGCAGGAACAGGGTGAAGGTGCTGCCCGTACCGACGCGGCTCTCGACCACGATCTCGCCGCCCAGCAGGCGCGCGATCTCGCGGCTGATCGCGAGGCCGAGGCCCGTGCCGCCGTACTTGCGGCTCGTCGTCCCGTCGGCCTGCTGGAACGCCTCGAAGATGATCCGCTGCTTGTCCTCGGCGATGCCGATCCCGGTATCGGTGACGGACATGGCGATCCACTGGGTCCCGGCGCGCAGGGGCGAGCCCTCCGCGGAACCGATCTTGAGCGAGACGCTCCCCTTCTCGGTGAACTTGAAGGCGTTGGAGAGAAGGTTGCGCAGGACCTGCTGCAGGCGCTTCGCGTCCGTCCGCAGGGAGCGCGGCAGGCCCGGATCGACCTCGATCACAAAGGCGAGGTGGCGCTCCTCGGCGAGCTGCCGGAAGGTCCTGTTCAGGTTCTCGCTGATGTCCTGCAGCGTAACGTCGCCGATCTCGAGCGACACCGTGCCCGACTCGATCTTGGAGAGATCGAGGATGTCGTTGATGAGTGACAGGAGGTCGGTCCCGGCCGCGTTGATCGTCTTGGCGAATTCCCGCTGTTTGTCGGTGAGGTTCCCGTCGCGGTTCTCGGAGAGAAGCTTCGAGAGGATCAGCAGGCTGTTGAGCGGCGTGCGCAGCTCGTGGCTCATATTGGCGAGGAATTGCGACTTGTAGCGCGAGGTCAGGCTCAGCTGCTCGGCCTTCTCCTCCAGCGCCGTCTTGGCGATCGAGACCTCGCGGTTCTTGCCCTCGACCTCACGCTTCTGGATTTCGAGCAGGCGCGCCTTTTCCTCCAACTCCTCGTTGGTCTGCTGCAGCCGCTCCCGCTGGTTCTTCAGGAGGTCCTCGGATTGCTGCAGCGAGGCGGCCTGCAGCTCCAGGCGATCGTTCGTCTTCTTCAATTCTTCCTGCCGGCTCTGCAACTCGCCGGTCAGGAGCTGCGATTGCTTCAGGAGGCCTTCCGTCCTCATGTTGGCAGCGATCGTGTTGAGCACGATCCCGATCGACTCGGTCAGCTGATCGAGGAAGGACTGGTGGGTCTCGCTGAAGCGGTTGAACGACGCCAGCTCGATGACCGCTCGGACTTCCTGCTCGAAGAGGACGGGCAGCACGATGATGTTGAGGGGCGGCGCCTCGCCGAGAGCCGAGCCGATGGTGATGTAGTCGCCGGGCACGTGGGTGAGGAGGATGCGCTTCTTCTCGAAGGCGCATTGGCCGACGAGGCCTTGACGCAGGCGATAGCGGTTCGAGAGGTTCTTGCGCTCCGTGAAGGCGTAGCTCGCCATCAGATCGAGAACCGGCTCCCCACCCTCGTCCTCCACCATGTAGAACACGCCGCGCTGGGCGCTCACGAGCGATGCAATCTCGGACAGGATCAGGTTCGAGACCGTGGCGAGGTCGCGCTCGCCCTGCAGCATGCGGGTGAACTTGGCGAGGTTGGTCTTCAGCCAATCCTGCTCGGCGTTCTTGAGCGTCGTGTCCCGCAGATTGCGGATCATCTCGTTGATGTTGTCCTTCAGCGAGGCGACCTCGCCGGAGGCCTCGACCGAGATCGAGCGCGCGAGATCCCCCTTCGTCACGGCGGTCGCCACCTCGGCGATGGCACGCACCTGGGTCGTGAGGTTCGCCGCGAGCTGGTTCACGTTGTCCGTCAGATCACGCCAGAGACCCGCCGCGCCCGGCACCCGCGCCTGGCCGCCCAGCTTGCCTTCGACGCCCACCTCGCGCGCCACGTTGGTCACCTGGTCGGCAAAGGTGGCGAGCGTCTCGATCATCTCGTTGACGGTGTCGGCCAGCGCCGCGATCTCGCCCTTGGCGTCGACCGAGAGTTTCCGCTTGAGGTCGCCCTGCGCCACCGCCGTGACGACGTCCGCGATGCCGCGCACCTGACCGGTGAGGTTGGCCGCCATCATGTTCACGTTGTCGGTCAGGTCCTTCCAGGTCCCGCCGACGCCGCGCACCTGCGCCTGGCCGCCGAGTTTGCCCTCGGAGCCGACCTCGCGGGCGACGCGGGTCACCTCGGAGGCGAAGGAGTTCAGCTGATCCACCATCGTGTTGATGGTCGATTTGAGCTCCAGGATCTCGCCCTTCACGTCGACCGTGATCTTCTTGGACAGATCGCCGTTGGCCACCGCCGTCGTCACGTCGGCGATGTTGCGCACCTGGCCCGTCAGGTTGGCTGCCATCATGTTCACGTTGTCGGTCAGGTCCTTCCAAGTCCCGCCGACGCCGCGCACCTGCGCCTGGCCGCCGAGCTTGCCCTCGATGCCGACTTCGCGGGCGACGCGGACCACCTCGGAGGCGAAGGAGTTCAGCTGATCCACCATCGTGTTGATGGTCGATT from the Methylorubrum extorquens genome contains:
- a CDS encoding Transcriptional regulator, LysR family (Evidence 2b : Function from indirect experimental evidences (e.g. phenotypes); Product type r : regulator) yields the protein MDLLALADFNLVAQHGGFGRAARAAGRPKATLSRRVAELEASLALRLFERGARILKLTEEGRALHERTKVLLTELSETAAAIATGGDRPRGRLRISAPVLFSQSAMAKLAVGFALKHPEVRLEVTTEDRAVDMVEEGYDLVIRVNPDPDESLVGRIFLRDRLVVVAAPSMVRPTGDTTAPAVIRGPMEGSMIWNMKSPAGRSSVTAEPVLSLPSLMMVRDAVRAGAGAGRLPLSLVSHDLAAGRLVLWGDLDRPEIALWTLYPSRRLLSARVSAFLDHLKEAFPMGTADELAAHIGG
- a CDS encoding conserved protein of unknown function; putative membrane protein (Evidence 4 : Unknown function but conserved in other organisms) produces the protein MGDGRRLGLSLTAKPRPRSATLNRMSLMSQTLAASPASSRKLTIVAWSLQVLLALVFLAAGGAKLAGVSMMVQVYDLIGVGQWFRIVTGLVEVAGAVALLVPGYAAFAALLLACTMVGAILAHLTVLPTPAAPAVVLLALTATLVWLRRDQILAVLGRR
- a CDS encoding protein of unknown function (Evidence 5 : Unknown function); translated protein: MTPTTLQLEPKLLLKSLRAFRKGDFSTRLPLDLTGIEGEIAQAFNDIVELNQGLARELDRVARAVGKDGRIGERGKLPAATGGWNDCVESVNTMIGDLVQPTTEVARVIGAVAKGDLGQTMQIEIEGRPLRGEFLRIGKVVNTMVDQLNSFASEVTRVAREVGSEGKLGGQAQVKGVGGTWKDLTDNVNLMAANLTGQVRNIAEVTTAVANGDLSKKITVDVKGEILDLKSTINTMVDQLNSFASEVTRVAKEVGSEGKLGGQAQVKGVGGVWKDLTDNVNMMAENLTGQVRNIAEVTTAVARGDLSKKITVDVKGEILALKLTINTMVDQLNSFASEVTRVAREVGTEGKLGGQAQVEGVGGTWKDLTDNVNMMAANLTGQVRNIAEVTTAVANGDLSKKITVDVRGEILELKNTINTMVDQLNSFASEVTRVAREVGSEGKLGGQAQVRGVAGTWADLTDNVNLMAANLTGQVRNIADVTTAVANGDLSKKITVDVRGEILELKNTINTMVDQLNSFASEVTRVAKEVGSEGKLGGQARVEGVAGTWADLTDNVNLMAANLTGQVRNIADVTTAVANGDLSKKITVDVKGEILELKSTINTMVDQLNSFASEVTRVAREVGTEGKLGGQAQVKGVGGVWKGLTDNVNMMAANLTGQVRNIAEVTTAVANGDLSKKITVAVEGEILELKSTINTMVDQLNSFASEVVRVAREVGIEGKLGGQAQVRGVGGTWKDLTDNVNMMAANLTGQVRNIADVTTAVANGDLSKKITVDVKGEILELKSTINTMVDQLNSFASEVTRVAREVGSEGKLGGQAQVRGVGGTWKDLTDNVNMMAANLTGQVRGIADVVTAVAQGDLKRKLSVDAKGEIAALADTVNEMIETLATFADQVTNVAREVGVEGKLGGQARVPGAAGLWRDLTDNVNQLAANLTTQVRAIAEVATAVTKGDLARSISVEASGEVASLKDNINEMIRNLRDTTLKNAEQDWLKTNLAKFTRMLQGERDLATVSNLILSEIASLVSAQRGVFYMVEDEGGEPVLDLMASYAFTERKNLSNRYRLRQGLVGQCAFEKKRILLTHVPGDYITIGSALGEAPPLNIIVLPVLFEQEVRAVIELASFNRFSETHQSFLDQLTESIGIVLNTIAANMRTEGLLKQSQLLTGELQSRQEELKKTNDRLELQAASLQQSEDLLKNQRERLQQTNEELEEKARLLEIQKREVEGKNREVSIAKTALEEKAEQLSLTSRYKSQFLANMSHELRTPLNSLLILSKLLSENRDGNLTDKQREFAKTINAAGTDLLSLINDILDLSKIESGTVSLEIGDVTLQDISENLNRTFRQLAEERHLAFVIEVDPGLPRSLRTDAKRLQQVLRNLLSNAFKFTEKGSVSLKIGSAEGSPLRAGTQWIAMSVTDTGIGIAEDKQRIIFEAFQQADGTTSRKYGGTGLGLAISREIARLLGGEIVVESRVGTGSTFTLFLPFEPPAQALTGRAAEASDGYAPSAPMGRQPNTAMALSSSADDRHAIHPSDHIVLIVEDDAMFASVLLELARERGFKGLIAQDGAGALSLAHRFKPHAITLDIGLPDMDGWALLDLLKNDPRTRHIPIHVISVNDEKKRGLRAGAFGFLEKPVEREGLMRALERSKEFITRPVRNLLLVEDDENQRASITALLSEEDVKIFGVGTASAALEALTGGRFDCAIIDLGLPDIGGSELIEQIRASQDGEELPIIVYTGRELTAAEEQQLRHTASTIILKDTRSSERLLDETALFLHRAINRVPVEEQILVERKDATSLQGCRVILVDDDLRNIFSLTSALEQHGLEVLFAENGQDSIALLKSNPNIDAMLVDIMMPGMDGYETMRAIRAEASFRSLPLIAVTAKAMKGDREKCLEAGASDYVSKPIDMDQLLAVLRVQLARRGEVAHGPVPTLGDPTALDRQQQ
- a CDS encoding conserved protein of unknown function (Evidence 4 : Unknown function but conserved in other organisms), producing MTILVTGATGTVGSHVVEHLIKRGADVRALVRDPSKAKLPAGVTAVQGDLLDVDAMRNALSGVSTLFLLNAVVPDEVTQALIALNLAREAGIERIVYLSVIHSDLYVNVPHFAGKFGVERMIEAMGFNATVLRPAYFMNNDVIVKDVVRAYGIYPMPIGAKGLAMIDAADLGEIAALELIRREQAETPLPFDRINLVGPETLTGSDVAAIWSDVLGRQINYGGDDTAAFEQNLRQKHVPGWMAFDMRLMCERFLSVGMLPDAGDVDRLTALLGRPLRSYRAFAQAAATA
- a CDS encoding Luciferase-like, subgroup: MEFGIDSFAVTLPDPKTGRTLPAAERMERLLAEVEAADRAGLDVLGIGEHHRAEFLDAAPAIILAAAAARTRTIRLTSAVTVLSAADPVRVFQEFATLDLIAKGRAEIVVGRGSFGEAYPLFGFAAHDYDALFAEKLDLLLALRDQTHVTWRGRFRPPLSGQGVYPRPHQDRLPIWIGVGGTPASFARAGTLGLPLMVAIIGGSFQRFRPLVELYREAGRKAGHAPETLRVGVHAVGFVADTDRAAQEAFYPGWAQMFGKIGAERGWPSTDLREQFQAMCGPYGAYLIGAPETVAAKVLDANAALGGLSRLTFQMSSAMQEPDAMERSITLLGTEVMPRVKAELAKAV
- a CDS encoding putative sensor hybrid histidine kinase with PAS and two responser regulator receiver domains (Evidence 3 : Putative function from multiple computational evidences; Product type e : enzyme); translated protein: MKDGLSFLPTGTGSSAEPRSARTEPDPVRAKILIVDDDQRNLLAASEVLADPAIDLVLANSPEEALRQALREDFALILLDVQMPRMDGYEVASLIRSRSRTSRVPILFLTAHNKEDIHIFRGYSAGAVDYVFKPIQPLVLKSKVDVFVDLYLKTAEIQRKAAAEKQLLLENLRVRGEKLAAEQALRRREEHQAAVLRGLPIALYTSPLSGDDRRLHFTNDSIERITGFSREAFAASNLWGEQLEPDDRDRISADLSTVSESGAVTLEYRWRNADGRERHILDQIVINGDENGTPVELFGMWFDVTERKELELSLQHASKLEAVGRLTGGIAHDFNNMLSIVIGNLDLVKSSLSGNEKALRRIESAIEGAHRCAELTSRLLAFSRRSPLQPRALDFTSFIPGLIKLLERTLGERIAISADLQDGLPEVCVDHAQFEAALINLAVNARDAMPDGGTLGIRIKRHEADAQEDSEQVHSVEIAVTDSGTGMSPAVLARVFEPFFTTKEAGKGTGLGLSMVYGFVQQSGGTIAVDSNPDQGTRFVITLPVLAKQGFSAEEIDPGNAPGPQNAMNGAGRAVLVVEDDADVRFTVVSTFEALAFKVFSAQDVDEALRLLQIESNISLVFSDVNMPGAMNGIELGHIIRQRWPHMPILLSSGYLQEDQDTNGFSLLQKPYRATELVETLRGLLSNAHGTMPIE